One window from the genome of Caloranaerobacter ferrireducens encodes:
- a CDS encoding ParB/RepB/Spo0J family partition protein, which yields MTKKRRGLGKGLAALIPDEPLNNIENNDKDRVISVDVSLIKPNKEQPRREFTLDSLNELAESLKVHGLIQPVIVRKIDDGYELVAGERRWRAAKIAGLKEIPCIVRDFENRKSAEIALVENIQREDLNPIEEAIAYKRLMEKYKLTQEEISTVVGKSRPYVANTLRLLNLSQEVISFILEGKLTSGHGRALLQIDDSNMQIKFAKEIIEKGLSVRETEKLVKELKNKVKVKKNNKNESERDPFTLEIEEQLRKILGTKVQISKGRKKGKIEIEYYSQDDLDRILDIILNS from the coding sequence ATGACAAAAAAGAGAAGAGGTTTAGGAAAAGGACTTGCAGCTTTAATACCAGATGAGCCTTTAAATAATATAGAAAATAATGATAAAGATAGAGTAATAAGTGTTGATGTGTCACTGATAAAGCCGAACAAAGAGCAGCCAAGACGTGAATTTACTTTAGATTCACTTAATGAACTAGCTGAATCATTAAAGGTACATGGTTTAATTCAGCCTGTTATTGTAAGAAAAATTGATGATGGATATGAACTTGTAGCTGGAGAAAGAAGATGGAGAGCTGCTAAAATAGCAGGACTTAAGGAGATACCTTGTATAGTAAGGGATTTTGAGAATAGAAAGTCTGCGGAAATTGCTTTGGTTGAGAATATCCAAAGAGAAGACCTAAATCCAATTGAAGAAGCAATAGCTTATAAAAGATTAATGGAGAAATATAAGCTTACACAAGAGGAGATATCGACTGTTGTAGGTAAAAGTAGACCTTATGTAGCTAATACATTGAGATTATTAAATTTAAGTCAAGAAGTAATTAGTTTTATTTTAGAAGGAAAATTAACTAGTGGTCATGGAAGAGCTTTATTACAAATAGATGATTCAAATATGCAAATTAAATTTGCTAAAGAAATAATAGAAAAAGGATTAAGTGTACGTGAAACTGAAAAATTAGTTAAAGAATTAAAAAATAAGGTAAAAGTAAAGAAAAATAATAAAAATGAATCAGAAAGAGACCCATTTACTTTAGAGATAGAAGAGCAATTAAGAAAAATTTTAGGAACTAAAGTACAGATAAGTAAAGGTAGAAAGAAAGGAAAAATAGAGATAGAATATTATAGTCAAGATGATTTAGATAGAATATTAGATATAATTTTAAACTCCTAA